Proteins encoded by one window of Aphidius gifuensis isolate YNYX2018 linkage group LG2, ASM1490517v1, whole genome shotgun sequence:
- the LOC122849546 gene encoding ubiquitin carboxyl-terminal hydrolase 36, with protein sequence MPAVCDPVAAAIRQSLDIGRTKSAGDDVSISLTSGASKILQSEIKYEKIDDYQSNVLDNLKTKYTVLSLPKINERNNNNQMDNNNDKMKENNNVLLRKKNDNNKIKNGPSLPEPSVILYPSDKIQLGWKGTFPVGAGMYNVGNTCYLNSTLQALFHVPALVNWLLSDTHHNLKCEQNGGGGGECLICAMAKTLQFSHQKSGNAIKPFYICNKLKLICRTMVPGQQEDAHEFLRYLLEGMERAYLNRDKASKLDSYSKETTPINQIFGGYIRTEVRCLHCRYVSTTFSHFQDLLVDIRKASTLDEALSNYFSREQLDNNDYKCESCKRRVPATKQFSLEKPPKVLCVQLKRFSVLGGKISRHIGFKQTIDMGQYLWRENNEQTRKLNYKLMSIVTHMGPSVNCGHYTAVAQVSTGQYYTFDDASVRSINFSNVMNTNPYIMIFEMESSSHNQLINNQPIKLNTLNNNNIKTITNNCNTLKLTSPKPSTSAITTTTTTPAIKNGHTNGISKTREPDMPIIGPQLPPPPPPPSSSSTNFIGPQLPPQKMNDKSQPKIVILTKNSKTLNTGNSLVPYDGSSDEDDNTTTTATTTPTVKNINTLNNNNNNSSNNNNSSNNTNKVNNNTNGIAKTTTKDVAKLETSKASIKSSNLPQKSSALSASTTNGNDNIKNGNDKLTVDKQQQQNGKTENKTETNGKDKLQQPIKIKTCPDDRVLTKAASSINGWEVSKDVPSPASAATPNGWSVTDNNKDDTNNKKSNNTTTNSSVPSAAAPRSFNGTNRSETVSHLLKMSNRGYGNPSVTSWNGNRTHLDREVDNERREERKRHYDEDDEEMDRGRCRKIKSHREYDGRSNPGYNPFQEYQNGKSWNNRSSSGGYHRRNGSSYYNTSSNSRGRHGGGSNHRNHPYRYHNNHSSRDHWQRR encoded by the exons atGCCTGCAGTTTGTGATCCAGTTGCGGCAGCAATACGCCAATCATTAGATATTGGACGAACAAAATCAGCTGGTGATGATGTATCAATATCATTGACAAGTGGTGCATCAAAAATACTAcaaagtgaaataaaatatgaaaaaattgatgattatcAATCAAATGTATTGGACAATCTTAAGACAAAATATACTGTCTTAAGTTTACCTAAAATTAATgaacgtaataataataatcaaatggataataataatgataaaatgaaagaaaataataatgttttattacgtaaaaaaaatgataataataaaattaaaaatggtcCATCATTACCAGAACCAAGTGTAATATTATATCCATCAGATAAAATACAACTTGGATGGAAAGGTACATTTCCAGTTGGTGCTGGAATGTATAATGTTGGTAAtacatgttatttaaatagtaCATTACAAGCATTATTTCATGTACCAGCACTTGTTAATTGGTTATTATCAGATACtcatcataatttaaaatgtgaaCAAAATG gAGGTGGTGGAGGAGAGTGCCTTATTTGTGCCATGGCAAAAACACTTCAATTTAGTCATCAAAAATCTGGCAATGCTATTAAaccattttatatttgtaacaAACTTAAAt taaTATGCAGGACAATGGTACCAGGACAACAAGAAGATGCACATGAATTTTTACGTTATCTTCTTGAGGGTATGGAACGTGCATATTTAAATCGTGATAAAGCAAGTAAACTTGATAGTTATTCAAAAGAAACAACAccaattaatcaaatatttggTGGTTATATACGTACTGAAGTTAGATGTCTTCATTGTCGTTATGTATCAACAACATTTTCACATTTTCAAGATTTACTTGTTGATATTAGAAAAGCAAGTACACTTGATGAAgcattatcaaattattttagtcGTGaacaacttgataataatgattataaatgtGAATCATGTAAAAGACGTGTACCAGCAACAAAACAATTTAGTTTAGAAAAACCACCAAAAGTTTTATGTGTACAGCTTAAACGTTTTAGTGTACTTGGTGGTAAAATATCACGTCATATTGgatttaaacaaacaattgaTATGGGACAATATTTATGGCGtgaaaataatgaacaaacacgtaaattaaattataaattaatgtcaaTTGTAACACATATGGGACCATCTGTTAATTGTGGTCATTATACAGCTGTTGCACAAGTATCAACTGGACAATATTATACATTTGATGATGCATCAGTacgttcaattaatttttcaaatgtcaTGAATACAAATCCATATATTATGATATTTGAAATGGAATCATCATCacataatcaattaattaataatcaaccaATAAAGCTcaatacattaaataataataatattaaaactattacaaataattgtaatacattaaaattaacaagtccaaaaccatcaacatcagctattaccacaacaacaacaacaccagctATTAAAAATGGTCATACAAATGGTATTAGTAAAACACGTGAACCTGATATGCCAATAATTGGACCAcaattaccaccaccaccaccgccaccatcatcatcatcaacaaatttcATTGGCCCACAATTACCACCCcaaaaaatgaatgataaatcacaaccaaaaattgtaatacttactaaaaatagtaaaacatTAAATACTGGTAATAGCTTGGTACCATATGATGGCTCAAgtgatgaagatgataatacaacaacaacagcaacaacaacaccaacagttaaaaatataaatacattaaataataataacaataatagtagtaataataataatagttccAACAACACtaataaagttaataataacacaaatgGAATTgctaaaacaacaacaaaagatGTTGCTAAACTAGAAACCTCAAAAGCCTCAATAAAATCTTCAAATTTACCTCAAAAATCAAGTGCCTTGTCAGCAAGTACGACAAAtggtaatgataatattaaaaatggtaatgataaattaacagttgataaacaacaacaacaaaatggtaaaacagaaaataaaacagaaacaaatggaaaagataaattacaacagccaattaaaataaaaacttgtcCAGATGATAGAGTTTTAACAAAAGCAGCAAGTAGTATTAATGGCTGGGAAGTATCAAAAGATGTGCCTTCACCAGCATCAGCAGCAACACCAAATGGGTGGTCTGTCACTGATAACAACaa agatgatactaataataaaaaatcaaataatacaacaacaaattcatcAGTACCAAGTGCAGCAGCACCAAGAAGTTTCAATGGTACAAATAGATCAGAAACAGTATCACATTTACTCAAGATGTCAAATCGTGGTTACGGCAATCCATCGG TGACAAGTTGGAATGGAAACAGGACACATTTGGATCGTGAAGTCGACAATGAAAGACGTGAAGAACGTAAACGTCattatgatgaagatgatgaagaaatgGATCGTGGTAgatgtagaaaaattaaaagtcatCGTGAATATGATGGACGTTCAAATCCTGGCTACAATCCATTTCAAGAATATCAAAATGGTAAATCATGGAATAATCGTTCAAGTAGCGGTGGTTATCATCGTCGTAATGGAAGTAGTTATTACAATACATCAAGTAATAGTCGTGGACGTCATGGGGGTGGTAGTAATCATAGAAATCATCCATACAGATATCATAATAATCATTCATCACGTGATCATTGGCAACGTAGATAA
- the LOC122849638 gene encoding uncharacterized protein LOC122849638 encodes MFGLLRQPLLKSVRIAQFGVKNFAQPIPRVFQKSYGRFRRTENVIHKYDYSEKTNFMVASFGGDMTLLVLCAIIWFNIFMMIQSDPEKPQTNKKKSPYMIQFHQCTITINNFYFGQSPQTIKHK; translated from the exons ATGTTTGGCCTATTACGACAACCATTACTAAAATCTGTTAGAATTGCACAGT TTGGTGTTAAAAATTTTGCACAACCGATCCCAAGAGTATTCCAAAAATCATATGGAAGATTTCGAAGGACTGAAAATGTGATTCACAAGTACGATTATTCCGAGAAAACAAACTTCATGGTTGCATCATTTGGAGGGGACATGACCCTACTTGTACTTTGCGCCATTATCTGGTTCAACATTTTCATGATG atacAGAGTGATCCAGAGAAACCacaaaccaacaaaaaaaaaagtccataCATGATTCAATTCCACCAGTGTACTATAACTATCAACAACTTCTATTTTGGGCAATCACCACaaacaataaaacataaataa